The Agromyces marinus genome window below encodes:
- a CDS encoding PH domain-containing protein, producing the protein MGQTAEVRDPAARGEVVLARVRRHGRALVLPALLLIVVAGLTVYALPWLDEGWPRLATVIGAGLVVVLGCLLPYLGWLSSRTTITTRRVIVRRGLFVRVRRELAHRSGYDVQVRRGWIQRLWRSGDVLLETGHEVPVVLRDVPGPTLVQAALHELMADAHELGGIAGNGRSASPGGVAATGDAVGWALR; encoded by the coding sequence ATGGGGCAGACGGCCGAGGTCCGCGACCCCGCCGCGCGCGGCGAGGTCGTGCTGGCGCGCGTGCGCCGCCACGGGCGCGCGCTCGTCCTCCCCGCGCTCCTGCTGATCGTCGTCGCCGGACTCACGGTCTACGCGCTGCCCTGGCTCGACGAGGGGTGGCCGCGCCTGGCCACCGTGATCGGCGCGGGCCTGGTCGTGGTGCTCGGCTGCCTGCTGCCCTACCTCGGCTGGCTGAGTTCGCGCACGACGATCACGACGCGCCGCGTCATCGTGCGCCGCGGCCTGTTCGTGCGGGTGCGACGCGAACTCGCCCACCGCAGCGGGTACGACGTCCAGGTCCGACGCGGCTGGATCCAGCGGCTCTGGCGCTCCGGCGACGTCCTGCTCGAGACCGGCCACGAAGTGCCCGTGGTGCTGCGCGACGTCCCGGGGCCGACCCTCGTCCAGGCGGCGCTGCACGAACTCATGGCGGACGCGCACGAGCTCGGCGGCATCGCCGGCAACGGTCGCTCCGCCTCGCCCGGGGGCGTCGCCGCCACCGGCGACGCGGTCGGCTGGGCCCTGCGCTGA
- a CDS encoding sensor histidine kinase — MPAPDRRPDRLFRSRGAVGRAQVETVTARALGAFGVVFGAQTVPSAVEQANFLANGAGVAMMAGLYGAIAALAAAAFTRTAVRAAALVFAGVYALALLAWPLLVVDPAAMAGQTPWLYYLCTVATTAAVVALPVAPAAAYTTAVPAAYGVVRLTAAGGGASPLIAVLDTMYAVILGGVVLVIVTMLRQAASAVDAAQEAALERYDAVAREHANEAERVKVDALVHDSVLTTLLAAAAARTPAERALAGRMAADAVRRLDEAAVEVPGSDDRVPLEVLVRRLRSGVEGFAAPFIVDVEGVDGVELPVAVVDALSSAAMQAMVNSVQHADGPIGRVRRELLISGVAPGGCVIRVRDNGAGFDPDAVPASRLGLRVSIDERMTGEGGFARVESGPGQGTRVTLAWPAGVEGRA; from the coding sequence ATGCCCGCGCCTGACCGGCGGCCCGACCGCCTGTTCCGGAGCCGCGGCGCGGTGGGCCGCGCCCAGGTCGAGACCGTCACGGCGCGTGCGCTCGGGGCGTTCGGGGTGGTGTTCGGGGCGCAGACCGTGCCGAGCGCCGTCGAGCAGGCGAACTTCCTGGCGAACGGCGCGGGCGTGGCGATGATGGCCGGGCTCTACGGCGCGATCGCCGCGCTCGCGGCCGCGGCCTTCACCCGCACCGCGGTGCGCGCCGCGGCGCTCGTGTTCGCCGGCGTGTACGCGCTCGCGCTGCTGGCCTGGCCGCTGCTCGTCGTGGATCCCGCTGCGATGGCCGGCCAGACGCCCTGGCTGTACTACCTGTGCACGGTCGCGACGACCGCCGCCGTCGTGGCCCTTCCGGTCGCACCGGCCGCGGCGTACACCACGGCGGTGCCCGCGGCGTACGGCGTGGTGCGCCTCACCGCGGCGGGCGGCGGGGCGAGCCCGCTCATCGCGGTGCTCGACACCATGTACGCGGTGATCCTCGGCGGCGTGGTGCTCGTGATCGTGACGATGCTCAGGCAGGCCGCGAGTGCGGTGGATGCCGCGCAGGAGGCCGCGCTCGAGCGGTACGACGCCGTCGCTCGCGAGCACGCGAACGAGGCCGAGCGCGTCAAGGTCGACGCGCTCGTGCACGACAGCGTGCTCACGACCCTGCTCGCGGCCGCCGCGGCGCGGACGCCCGCGGAGCGCGCGCTGGCCGGACGCATGGCCGCCGACGCGGTGCGACGGCTCGACGAGGCCGCGGTCGAGGTGCCCGGTTCCGACGATCGCGTCCCGCTGGAGGTGCTCGTGCGGCGGCTCCGCTCCGGGGTCGAGGGCTTCGCGGCGCCCTTCATCGTCGATGTCGAGGGCGTCGACGGGGTCGAGTTGCCCGTCGCGGTCGTCGACGCGCTGTCGTCGGCGGCGATGCAGGCGATGGTCAACAGCGTGCAGCACGCCGACGGGCCGATCGGTCGCGTCCGGAGGGAGCTGCTGATCTCCGGGGTCGCGCCCGGCGGGTGCGTGATCAGGGTGCGCGACAACGGCGCCGGGTTCGACCCCGACGCGGTCCCGGCCAGTCGGCTCGGCCTGCGGGTGTCGATCGATGAGCGGATGACCGGCGAGGGCGGGTTCGCACGGGTGGAGTCCGGGCCCGGGCAGGGCACCCGGGTCACGCTCGCCTGGCCCGCGGGAGTGGAGGGGCGCGCATGA
- a CDS encoding DarT ssDNA thymidine ADP-ribosyltransferase family protein — protein MGEECIHGFDEGLCAICSPPPEPATPPKPARRPSPARTAPRERATVRGATSSRTARSSSASAAPVDAGATRIYHVTHIDNLGRILGAGALLADVGEPAATPAVDIAAPAAREYRRSASIPGAETTVAEYVPFLLSTDAHLWHAVRTSTPDPRLAPEAVARPAADHVILVSSVGAAAGARRDIPGEVVASATDAAVGGAGLAADWTAVERMIVRLTLADDGEGLRSGELLVRGSVPLERINLIAVSNDRVRDRVRAALHAVGARTRVAVYPPWFLADA, from the coding sequence TTGGGCGAGGAATGCATCCACGGTTTCGATGAGGGCCTCTGCGCGATCTGCTCGCCCCCGCCCGAACCGGCGACCCCGCCCAAGCCGGCCCGCAGGCCGAGCCCCGCGCGGACCGCCCCGCGCGAGCGCGCGACCGTCCGCGGTGCGACCTCGTCGCGCACCGCTCGATCCAGCAGCGCATCAGCCGCACCGGTCGACGCCGGCGCGACCCGCATCTACCACGTCACCCACATCGACAACCTCGGTCGCATCCTCGGTGCCGGTGCGCTGCTCGCCGACGTGGGCGAGCCGGCAGCGACCCCCGCGGTCGACATCGCCGCACCCGCCGCGCGCGAGTACCGCCGCAGCGCGAGCATCCCCGGTGCCGAGACCACCGTCGCCGAGTACGTCCCGTTCCTGCTCAGCACCGACGCCCACCTGTGGCACGCCGTCCGGACGAGCACGCCCGACCCAAGGCTCGCGCCCGAAGCGGTCGCCAGGCCCGCGGCCGACCACGTCATCCTCGTCTCCTCGGTCGGAGCCGCTGCCGGTGCCCGCCGCGACATCCCCGGAGAGGTCGTGGCGAGCGCGACCGATGCCGCCGTGGGCGGGGCGGGCCTCGCCGCCGACTGGACCGCGGTCGAGCGGATGATCGTCCGCCTCACGCTCGCCGACGACGGCGAGGGCCTGCGCTCGGGCGAGCTGCTCGTGCGCGGCAGCGTGCCCCTCGAACGGATCAACCTGATCGCCGTCTCCAACGACCGCGTCCGCGATCGCGTCCGTGCGGCGCTGCATGCCGT
- a CDS encoding biotin--[acetyl-CoA-carboxylase] ligase gives MDWERSRAVVPRFEWMDRAGSTNDVLKDAATGADAAAWPHGATIVTDDQTRGRGRMGRTWLAPTGKTLAISVLLRPGDLPGGPLPADAYGWLPLIAGIAMTEAVRAEVARASADEGGEQDGTGGVEVWLKWPNDVLVSGFKVCGILSELVSAEAVVIGAGLNLTLDEHDLPTLTSTSLLLATGVRPDGDAVLADYLERLLALVAGFAASGGDAIASGVHERATALCGTLGIDVRVELPGGATLVGVAEAVDADGRLIVRDDENGHAQAVAAGDVTHLRY, from the coding sequence ATGGACTGGGAGCGGTCTCGCGCGGTGGTGCCGAGGTTCGAGTGGATGGACCGGGCCGGGTCGACCAACGACGTCCTCAAGGACGCCGCGACCGGAGCGGATGCCGCGGCCTGGCCGCACGGTGCCACGATCGTCACCGACGACCAGACCCGCGGACGGGGCCGCATGGGTCGCACCTGGCTCGCACCGACCGGCAAGACGCTCGCGATCTCGGTGCTCCTCCGGCCGGGGGACCTGCCCGGCGGGCCGCTGCCGGCGGACGCGTACGGCTGGCTCCCGCTCATCGCGGGCATCGCGATGACCGAGGCGGTGCGTGCCGAGGTCGCACGGGCCTCGGCCGACGAGGGCGGCGAGCAGGACGGCACCGGCGGCGTCGAGGTGTGGCTCAAATGGCCCAACGACGTCCTCGTGTCCGGGTTCAAGGTGTGCGGGATCCTCTCGGAACTCGTGAGCGCCGAGGCCGTCGTGATCGGGGCGGGCCTGAACCTGACCCTCGACGAGCACGACCTGCCCACGCTCACGTCGACCTCGCTGCTGCTCGCGACGGGAGTGCGGCCGGACGGTGACGCCGTGCTCGCGGACTACCTCGAGCGCCTGCTCGCGCTCGTCGCCGGGTTCGCGGCCTCGGGCGGCGACGCGATCGCGAGCGGCGTCCACGAGCGGGCGACCGCGCTCTGCGGCACGCTCGGCATCGACGTCAGGGTCGAGTTGCCCGGGGGCGCGACGCTCGTCGGGGTGGCCGAGGCCGTCGACGCCGACGGCCGGCTCATCGTCCGCGACGACGAGAACGGGCACGCGCAGGCTGTCGCCGCAGGAGACGTCACGCACCTGAGGTATTAA
- a CDS encoding acyl-CoA carboxylase subunit beta, with product MTESTTDGPDLSTTAGKLADLKQRYHEAVTASGQAAIEKQHAKGKMTARERIADLLDPGSFVELDEFVRHRTHAFGMDAKRPYGDAVVTGTGTIHGRQVAVYSQDFTIFGGSLGEVAGEKIIKVMELALKTGVPIIGILDSGGARIQEGVVALGKYGEIFRRNTAASGVIPQISIVCGPAAGGAVYSPALTDFVIMVDKTSQMFVTGPDVIKTVTGEDVGMEELGGALTHNTVSGVAHYLASDEHDALDYARTLVSFLPDNNMSEAPVYDSDTELEITDGDRRLNTIIPDSPNQPYDMHAIIEGIVDHGDFLEVQPLFAPNIVIGFARIEGRSVGIIANQPSQMAGTLNIAAGEKASRFVRFCDAFSIPILTLVDVPGYLPGTDQEWTGVIRRGAKLLYAYAEATVPLVTVITRKAYGGAYIVMGSKQLGADMNLAWPTAEIAVMGGQGAVNILYRGEIKRAEEAGEDVAAVRTKLANEYTYNVASPFLAAERGELDGVIEPAATRVSVTKALRALRTKRANLPAKKHGNIPL from the coding sequence GTGACCGAATCGACGACCGACGGCCCCGACCTCTCCACGACCGCGGGCAAGCTCGCCGACCTCAAGCAGCGCTACCACGAGGCCGTCACGGCCTCGGGCCAGGCCGCGATCGAGAAGCAGCATGCCAAGGGCAAGATGACCGCGCGCGAGCGCATCGCGGATCTGCTCGACCCCGGCTCGTTCGTCGAGCTCGACGAGTTCGTGCGGCACCGCACCCACGCCTTCGGCATGGACGCCAAGCGTCCGTACGGCGACGCGGTCGTCACGGGCACCGGCACGATCCACGGTCGGCAGGTCGCGGTCTACTCGCAGGACTTCACGATCTTCGGCGGGTCGCTCGGCGAGGTCGCGGGCGAGAAGATCATCAAGGTCATGGAGCTCGCGCTGAAGACCGGCGTGCCCATCATCGGCATCCTCGACTCGGGCGGCGCGCGCATCCAGGAGGGCGTGGTCGCGCTCGGCAAGTACGGTGAGATCTTCCGCCGCAACACCGCGGCCTCCGGGGTCATCCCGCAGATCTCGATCGTCTGCGGACCGGCCGCGGGCGGTGCGGTCTACTCCCCCGCGCTCACCGACTTCGTCATCATGGTCGACAAGACCAGCCAGATGTTCGTCACCGGCCCCGACGTCATCAAGACCGTCACGGGCGAGGACGTCGGGATGGAGGAGCTCGGCGGGGCGCTCACGCACAACACCGTCTCCGGTGTCGCGCACTACCTCGCGAGCGACGAGCACGACGCGCTCGACTACGCGCGCACCCTCGTCTCGTTCCTTCCCGACAACAACATGTCCGAGGCGCCGGTCTACGACAGCGACACCGAACTCGAGATCACCGACGGCGACCGCCGCCTGAACACGATCATCCCGGACTCGCCGAACCAGCCCTACGACATGCACGCGATCATCGAGGGAATCGTCGACCACGGCGACTTCCTCGAGGTCCAGCCGCTGTTCGCCCCGAACATCGTCATCGGCTTCGCACGCATCGAGGGCCGCTCGGTCGGCATCATCGCGAACCAGCCGAGCCAGATGGCCGGGACCCTGAACATCGCAGCGGGCGAGAAGGCGTCGCGCTTCGTGCGGTTCTGCGACGCGTTCTCGATCCCGATCCTCACCCTGGTCGACGTCCCCGGGTACCTGCCGGGCACCGACCAGGAGTGGACGGGCGTCATCCGCCGCGGAGCGAAGCTGCTGTACGCGTACGCCGAGGCGACCGTCCCGCTCGTCACGGTCATCACCCGCAAGGCCTACGGCGGCGCCTACATCGTCATGGGCTCCAAGCAGCTCGGCGCCGACATGAACCTCGCCTGGCCCACCGCGGAGATCGCGGTCATGGGCGGTCAGGGCGCCGTGAACATCCTCTACCGCGGCGAGATCAAGCGGGCCGAGGAGGCGGGAGAGGACGTCGCGGCCGTGCGCACCAAGCTGGCCAACGAGTACACCTACAACGTCGCCTCGCCGTTCCTGGCCGCCGAGCGCGGAGAGCTCGACGGGGTCATCGAGCCCGCGGCGACGCGAGTGTCGGTCACGAAGGCGCTGCGTGCGCTGCGGACCAAGCGGGCGAACCTCCCCGCCAAGAAGCACGGGAACATCCCGCTCTAG
- a CDS encoding acyl-CoA carboxylase epsilon subunit, whose protein sequence is MNDTARQPDPIALDLRFATRNVTAEEAAAVTAVLVQAIAEGDPEPVPERRSEWSHPRNAVRSPIVVGPGRWVASAR, encoded by the coding sequence ATGAACGACACAGCACGCCAACCCGACCCGATCGCCCTCGACCTCCGGTTCGCCACGCGCAACGTCACCGCCGAGGAGGCCGCAGCGGTCACCGCGGTCCTCGTGCAGGCGATCGCCGAAGGCGACCCCGAACCCGTCCCGGAACGGCGCAGCGAGTGGTCGCATCCGCGCAACGCAGTGCGCTCGCCCATCGTGGTCGGCCCCGGCCGGTGGGTCGCGTCGGCGCGCTGA